A window of Streptomyces gilvosporeus contains these coding sequences:
- a CDS encoding S53 family peptidase — MHSHRKKSLIRRGAPALLSAAALVTGGLVFASQSSAFATTQTATHTASPAASTVQTHRLCSQPSKPGYMACQAEVRTDITPQMSLGRHDTPKGFGPSDLQAAYKLPKDGGKDATVAIVDANDDPNAEKDLAAYRSQYGLPECSTSNGCFKKIDQDGGKNYPSPDAGWAGEISLDVDMVSAACPSCKILLVEAKSANMDDLGAAVNQAVKQGAKYVSNSYGGGEEAADTASDDKYFKHPGVAITVSSGDSGYGVEYPAASQYVTAVGGTSLKKDSSTRGYSESVWGTSAGGEGAGSGCSKYDAKPSWQKDNGCAKRTVADVAAVADPATGLAVYDTYQAKGWNVYGGTSASSPFIAGVYALAGAPGSGDVPASYPYGHPDKLNDVTDGSNGSCGNYQCQAGKGYDGPTGLGTPNGVAAFTK, encoded by the coding sequence TTGCATTCTCATCGCAAAAAGAGCCTGATACGCCGCGGCGCTCCCGCCCTGCTGTCGGCGGCGGCCCTGGTCACCGGCGGCCTGGTCTTCGCGTCCCAGTCGAGCGCCTTCGCGACGACGCAGACCGCGACGCACACCGCGTCGCCCGCAGCATCCACGGTCCAGACCCACCGGCTCTGCTCGCAGCCGAGCAAGCCCGGCTACATGGCGTGCCAAGCCGAAGTCCGCACCGACATCACCCCGCAGATGTCCCTCGGCCGCCACGACACCCCCAAGGGCTTCGGGCCGAGCGACCTCCAGGCCGCCTACAAGCTCCCCAAGGACGGCGGCAAGGACGCGACCGTAGCGATCGTCGACGCGAACGACGACCCGAACGCCGAGAAGGACCTGGCGGCCTACCGGTCCCAGTACGGACTGCCGGAATGCAGCACCAGCAACGGCTGCTTCAAGAAGATCGACCAGGACGGCGGGAAGAACTACCCGTCACCGGACGCGGGTTGGGCCGGTGAGATCTCCCTCGACGTGGACATGGTCAGCGCCGCCTGCCCGAGCTGCAAGATCCTGCTCGTCGAAGCCAAGTCCGCCAACATGGACGACCTCGGCGCGGCCGTGAACCAGGCCGTCAAGCAGGGCGCCAAGTACGTCTCCAACAGCTACGGCGGTGGCGAGGAAGCCGCCGACACGGCCTCGGACGACAAGTACTTCAAGCACCCCGGCGTCGCCATCACCGTCAGCTCCGGTGACAGCGGCTACGGCGTCGAGTACCCGGCCGCCTCGCAGTACGTCACCGCCGTCGGCGGCACCTCGCTCAAGAAGGACAGCAGCACCCGCGGCTACTCCGAGTCCGTCTGGGGCACTTCCGCCGGTGGCGAGGGCGCCGGCTCGGGCTGCTCGAAGTACGACGCCAAGCCGTCCTGGCAGAAGGACAACGGCTGCGCCAAGCGCACCGTCGCCGATGTCGCGGCCGTCGCCGACCCGGCCACCGGCCTCGCGGTCTACGACACCTACCAGGCCAAGGGCTGGAACGTGTACGGCGGCACCAGCGCCTCCTCGCCGTTCATCGCCGGTGTCTACGCCCTCGCGGGCGCCCCGGGGTCCGGTGACGTTCCGGCCTCGTACCCGTACGGCCACCCGGACAAGCTGAACGACGTCACCGACGGCTCCAACGGGTCCTGCGGCAACTACCAGTGCCAGGCGGGCAAGGGCTACGACGGCCCGACGGGCCTCGGCACGCCGAACGGCGTCGCGGCCTTCACCAAGTAG
- a CDS encoding GlxA family transcriptional regulator: MPTAMPRGAHRVVVIVDANSNPFELGCATEVFGLRRPELGRDLYDFRLCSPEPSTPMRDGFFTLTGVAGLEAADSADTLIVPNRPDVEVPRRPAVLDAIRRAHARGTRLVGFCSGAFTLAEAGVLDGRRVTAHWQWADSFRARFPSVRLAEDVLYVDDGDILTAAGSAAALDLGLHIVRRDYGAEVANTVSRRLVFAAHRDGGQRQFIERPVPDIPDVSLAPVLAWAQERLDAPLTVSDLAACAAVSPATLHRRFRAQLGTTPLAWLTGERLALACRLIERGESRFEVVARRSGLGTAAHLRALMRRETGLAPSEYRRRFGPAVETVPSGPAVPSDDAPSDTWSPDAA, translated from the coding sequence ATGCCCACGGCCATGCCCAGGGGCGCGCACCGCGTCGTCGTGATCGTGGATGCCAACTCCAATCCCTTCGAACTCGGCTGCGCCACGGAGGTCTTCGGCCTGCGCAGGCCCGAACTCGGCCGCGATCTCTACGATTTCCGGCTCTGCTCCCCCGAGCCGAGCACGCCGATGCGGGACGGCTTCTTCACGCTCACGGGAGTCGCCGGTCTGGAAGCGGCGGACTCGGCGGACACGCTGATCGTCCCCAACCGGCCCGATGTCGAGGTGCCGCGCCGGCCGGCCGTTCTCGACGCCATCCGGCGGGCGCACGCACGCGGGACACGGCTGGTCGGTTTCTGCAGCGGCGCGTTCACCCTGGCCGAGGCCGGGGTCCTCGACGGGCGTCGGGTCACCGCCCACTGGCAGTGGGCGGATTCCTTCCGGGCCCGCTTCCCGTCCGTCCGGCTCGCGGAGGACGTGCTGTACGTGGACGACGGCGACATCCTCACCGCCGCCGGGAGCGCGGCCGCACTCGACCTCGGGCTGCATATCGTCCGCCGCGATTACGGCGCGGAGGTCGCCAACACGGTCAGCCGACGGCTGGTCTTCGCGGCACACCGGGACGGCGGGCAGCGGCAGTTCATCGAACGGCCGGTGCCCGATATCCCCGATGTGTCCTTGGCGCCCGTGCTGGCCTGGGCCCAGGAACGGCTGGATGCCCCACTTACCGTGTCCGACCTCGCGGCGTGCGCCGCCGTCAGCCCGGCGACGCTGCACCGCCGTTTCCGTGCGCAACTGGGCACGACGCCACTGGCATGGCTGACGGGGGAACGGCTTGCCCTGGCGTGCCGGCTGATCGAACGGGGCGAGTCACGCTTCGAGGTCGTCGCACGCCGCAGTGGGCTGGGCACGGCCGCCCATCTGCGCGCGCTGATGCGCCGCGAGACGGGGCTCGCGCCGTCGGAGTACCGCCGCCGGTTCGGACCGGCCGTGGAGACGGTGCCGAGCGGCCCGGCGGTGCCCAGCGATGACGCCCCATCAGATACGTGGTCGCCGGACGCCGCCTAG
- a CDS encoding DUF397 domain-containing protein: protein MPQQFDNGVSAGTIEGAVWRKSRRSAPGGDCVEIAALEDGGFAVRNSRDPQGPALIYTRAEMVAFIGGAKDGDFDGMVS from the coding sequence ATGCCGCAGCAGTTCGACAATGGCGTATCGGCTGGGACGATCGAAGGGGCGGTCTGGCGGAAGAGCCGGCGCAGCGCACCGGGAGGCGACTGCGTGGAGATCGCGGCTCTTGAGGACGGCGGTTTCGCCGTTCGGAATTCGCGTGACCCTCAGGGCCCCGCGCTGATCTACACCCGTGCCGAGATGGTGGCGTTCATCGGTGGAGCCAAGGACGGCGACTTCGATGGGATGGTGAGCTGA
- a CDS encoding NAD(P)H-dependent flavin oxidoreductase: protein MALSTSFTELFDVEYPIALAPMGGSAGGALTAAVSRGGGLGLLGSGTGDEDWLARELPVLADQGAGKPWGIGLWSWAVDDGVVARVLEHRPPAVMLSFGDPAPFVERIRSAGAALILQVTDLEEARRAVDLGADVIVAQGTEAGGHGARQGRSTLPFVPVVADLAAPVPVLAAGGIADGRGVAAALALGAAGVLLGTRFQATAEALVAPATARAIVDAGGESTERNRVLDIARGSRWPAQYTARTLGHPFLDAWRGREGELSAAPLPAQQEYQDAVARGTIPALPQWAGEGIDLIDDLPSAADLVATLAAQAETALARAAGR, encoded by the coding sequence ATGGCACTGTCGACGTCGTTCACGGAACTGTTCGATGTGGAGTATCCGATCGCCCTGGCTCCGATGGGCGGATCGGCCGGTGGCGCCCTGACGGCGGCGGTCTCGCGCGGCGGCGGGCTGGGACTGCTGGGCAGCGGGACCGGTGACGAGGACTGGCTGGCCCGCGAACTGCCGGTCCTGGCCGACCAGGGCGCCGGGAAGCCGTGGGGCATCGGCCTCTGGTCATGGGCCGTTGACGACGGGGTGGTGGCGCGGGTGCTGGAGCACCGTCCGCCGGCGGTGATGTTGTCCTTCGGCGACCCCGCTCCCTTCGTGGAGCGCATCCGCAGCGCGGGCGCGGCGCTGATCCTCCAGGTCACCGACCTGGAGGAGGCGCGCAGGGCGGTCGATCTGGGCGCCGATGTGATCGTGGCGCAGGGCACCGAAGCCGGCGGGCACGGCGCCCGACAGGGGCGGTCCACGCTGCCGTTCGTGCCCGTCGTGGCGGACCTGGCGGCGCCCGTTCCGGTGCTGGCGGCCGGCGGGATCGCCGACGGCCGCGGCGTGGCGGCCGCCCTGGCCCTGGGCGCGGCCGGGGTCCTGCTCGGCACCCGCTTCCAGGCCACGGCCGAGGCCCTGGTCGCCCCCGCGACCGCCAGGGCGATCGTCGACGCAGGCGGGGAGAGCACCGAACGCAACAGGGTGCTGGACATCGCCCGCGGCTCACGGTGGCCGGCGCAGTACACCGCACGTACCCTGGGCCACCCGTTCCTCGACGCATGGCGGGGCCGCGAGGGCGAACTCTCCGCTGCGCCGCTGCCCGCCCAACAGGAGTACCAGGACGCCGTGGCCCGCGGCACGATCCCCGCACTGCCACAGTGGGCCGGCGAGGGCATCGACCTCATCGACGACCTGCCGTCCGCGGCCGATCTGGTCGCCACCCTGGCCGCCCAGGCGGAGACCGCGCTGGCCCGGGCCGCCGGGCGGTGA
- a CDS encoding SGNH/GDSL hydrolase family protein: MPRAATSSNTSTRNTRNTKQWSPNRSPKRSPKWSSALTGAALLATTLGATVAPAQAAESAGSGKYVSLGDSYAAGAGIPASSAGLCLRSDHNYGHLVAAALASSSYVDTTCAGAKVGALTTPQKDVGIVVNGPQLDAVTPDTSLITLTIGGDNLGTSDIGFGDLAVVCSALSLTNPFGAPCRNHYGDTLSNRMDSATTELSAALQKLHAKAPKARVLILGYPSVLPEDPKKCFGKMPVTTGDLAFLHSVLGELNTKIAKTATAAGATYVDTLTPTKGHDSCSSDPWIEGLLPGSPTLPLHPNATGERVMSDAVLNALRH; encoded by the coding sequence GTGCCCAGAGCCGCAACATCAAGCAACACAAGCACTAGGAACACCAGGAACACCAAGCAGTGGTCGCCGAACCGGTCGCCGAAGCGGTCGCCGAAGTGGTCGTCCGCACTGACCGGCGCCGCACTGCTCGCCACCACCCTCGGCGCCACCGTCGCCCCCGCCCAGGCCGCGGAATCGGCCGGGTCCGGCAAGTACGTATCGCTCGGGGATTCGTACGCCGCCGGCGCCGGCATCCCCGCCTCCTCCGCGGGCCTGTGCCTGCGCTCGGACCACAACTACGGCCATCTCGTCGCCGCGGCCCTCGCCTCGTCGTCGTACGTGGACACGACGTGCGCCGGAGCCAAGGTGGGCGCGCTCACCACGCCCCAGAAGGACGTCGGGATCGTCGTCAACGGCCCGCAACTCGACGCCGTCACACCCGACACCTCCCTCATCACGCTCACCATCGGTGGGGACAACCTCGGGACCTCCGATATCGGCTTCGGCGATCTCGCCGTCGTCTGCTCCGCCCTGTCCCTGACGAATCCGTTCGGCGCCCCCTGCCGCAACCACTACGGGGACACGCTCAGCAACCGAATGGACTCCGCGACCACGGAACTGTCCGCGGCCCTTCAGAAACTGCACGCGAAGGCACCGAAGGCCAGGGTGCTGATCCTCGGCTATCCGTCGGTACTGCCGGAGGACCCGAAAAAGTGCTTCGGCAAAATGCCCGTCACCACCGGGGATCTGGCGTTCCTGCACTCTGTCCTCGGCGAGCTCAACACCAAGATCGCCAAAACCGCCACCGCGGCCGGCGCCACGTACGTCGACACCCTCACCCCGACCAAGGGCCACGACAGCTGCTCGTCGGACCCGTGGATCGAGGGCCTCCTGCCCGGCTCACCGACCCTGCCGCTCCATCCGAACGCGACCGGCGAACGGGTCATGAGCGATGCGGTGTTGAACGCGCTCAGGCACTGA
- a CDS encoding ATP-binding protein, translating into MPLIPVEPFNRLLAQATGTHPLPTGDGDHDPAEFAACPLTADHHAAGAARRFTWATLSGWQLGPLIDNAVLVVSELLTNALRYGLPTAAARTTTCPRPLCLGLLRRPDLVLCTVCDHSTQVPLLQTPDHLAQTGRGLHIVNCLSQSWGWTTPTAAGKAVWAALSTAELDARSAHQVG; encoded by the coding sequence GTGCCTCTCATACCGGTAGAACCCTTCAACCGCCTGCTGGCGCAGGCCACCGGCACCCACCCCCTACCGACCGGCGACGGCGACCACGACCCCGCGGAATTCGCCGCCTGTCCCCTCACCGCGGACCACCACGCGGCCGGAGCGGCCCGCCGCTTCACCTGGGCGACCCTCAGCGGCTGGCAGTTGGGCCCTCTCATCGACAACGCCGTCCTCGTCGTCAGCGAGCTGCTGACCAACGCCCTGCGCTACGGACTGCCCACCGCCGCAGCCCGCACCACCACCTGCCCGCGCCCTCTCTGTCTCGGCCTTCTGCGTCGCCCCGACCTGGTGCTGTGCACGGTCTGCGACCACAGCACACAAGTCCCCCTGCTCCAAACCCCCGACCACCTCGCCCAGACCGGCCGCGGCCTGCACATCGTCAACTGCCTCAGCCAGTCGTGGGGCTGGACCACCCCGACCGCCGCGGGCAAGGCCGTATGGGCCGCACTGTCCACCGCCGAGCTCGACGCCCGCTCCGCCCACCAGGTCGGATGA
- a CDS encoding cupin domain-containing protein, with translation MSNEPIALSTALASFDALWSPRIVTRVNDYDVRIAKVEGEHLWHVHDDTDEFFLVLDGELNISLREPAGERTVTLPKGAVFTVPRGTEHKPSAPTGAAILVFEPTGTPTVGDRHEEIPDHVDATTGHALTS, from the coding sequence ATGAGCAACGAACCCATCGCCCTCAGCACCGCCCTGGCCTCGTTCGACGCGCTGTGGAGCCCGCGCATCGTCACTCGCGTCAACGACTACGACGTCCGCATCGCCAAGGTCGAGGGAGAGCACCTCTGGCACGTCCACGACGACACCGACGAGTTCTTCCTGGTACTCGACGGCGAGTTGAACATCTCCCTGCGCGAGCCGGCCGGAGAGCGTACGGTCACGCTCCCCAAGGGCGCGGTGTTCACCGTCCCCCGCGGCACGGAACACAAGCCGTCCGCCCCCACCGGCGCCGCGATCCTGGTCTTCGAGCCCACCGGGACACCGACCGTCGGCGACCGCCACGAGGAGATCCCCGACCACGTCGACGCGACGACGGGACACGCGCTCACCTCTTGA
- a CDS encoding PucR family transcriptional regulator, translating into MRRIPDPPTEVAPIAASLRGRSEELGVRMARRIRAEVTYYGSEDSVPFAELSASCRRNAELVFGHLAGDPTSDMTPALETGRERARRGDPLADLLHAYRVGSEFLWSELAAEARDAEGVTTDTFVALAGWWVIEGLAAAASDAYREETSELVLQRERERSAMVEALFTGMLTDRTTLWEAAGVLGLPTGGPYVVVASEVPAPGREALPGIEARFRAEELRSAWRLLPDVQIGVVAVQHPGAEDAILRVLERSPASRVGVSPPYRALQDTPRALRLARVALAGVRGQRAGVARFDDSPAALLVASAPDEAGRIARTVFEAVLELPAVERDRLLETLECWYAAAGSAADAAELLYCHRNTVRYRLHRLEELTGRSLRDPRAVADLAVALHALPLLCLDGR; encoded by the coding sequence ATGCGCCGCATCCCCGATCCGCCCACCGAAGTCGCCCCCATCGCCGCCTCGTTGCGGGGCCGCTCGGAGGAACTCGGTGTGCGCATGGCACGCCGCATCCGTGCGGAGGTGACGTACTACGGCAGTGAGGACAGCGTGCCGTTCGCCGAGTTGAGCGCCTCGTGCCGGCGGAACGCCGAGCTGGTCTTCGGGCACCTGGCCGGGGACCCCACCAGCGATATGACACCGGCGCTCGAAACCGGCCGCGAACGTGCCCGGCGCGGGGACCCGTTGGCCGATCTGCTGCACGCCTATCGCGTCGGGTCCGAGTTCCTGTGGTCCGAACTCGCCGCCGAGGCCCGCGACGCGGAGGGCGTCACCACCGACACCTTTGTGGCCCTGGCCGGATGGTGGGTGATCGAAGGACTCGCCGCGGCGGCCAGCGACGCCTACCGCGAGGAGACCTCCGAACTGGTGCTGCAACGGGAGCGCGAACGGTCCGCCATGGTCGAGGCGCTCTTCACCGGCATGCTCACCGATCGCACCACCCTGTGGGAGGCCGCCGGCGTCCTCGGCCTGCCGACCGGCGGTCCGTACGTCGTCGTGGCGTCCGAGGTGCCGGCGCCCGGCCGGGAGGCGCTGCCCGGCATCGAGGCGCGGTTTCGGGCCGAGGAACTGCGGTCGGCCTGGCGTCTGTTGCCGGACGTGCAGATCGGTGTGGTCGCCGTCCAGCACCCGGGGGCGGAGGATGCCATCCTGCGCGTTCTGGAGCGGTCGCCCGCCTCCCGGGTGGGCGTCAGTCCTCCGTACCGTGCCCTTCAGGACACCCCCAGGGCGCTGCGTCTTGCGCGCGTGGCGCTGGCCGGAGTCCGCGGGCAGCGGGCGGGCGTCGCGCGATTCGACGACAGTCCGGCCGCCCTGCTGGTCGCCTCGGCCCCGGACGAGGCCGGCCGGATCGCCCGGACGGTCTTCGAGGCCGTACTGGAACTGCCGGCCGTCGAGCGCGACCGCCTGCTGGAGACCCTGGAGTGCTGGTACGCGGCCGCGGGTTCGGCGGCCGACGCGGCGGAGCTGCTGTACTGCCACCGCAACACGGTGCGCTACCGGCTCCACAGGCTGGAGGAACTGACCGGGCGTTCCCTCCGGGACCCCCGCGCGGTCGCCGATCTGGCCGTGGCGTTGCATGCGCTGCCGCTGCTGTGTCTTGACGGGCGGTGA
- a CDS encoding SAM-dependent methyltransferase, which yields MAATPKPPIDLHTDRPHAARVYDLFLGGKTNYPADRKAAEQTLEVLPNAAMIARQNRAFMHRAARYLAAEAGIRQFLDIGTGIPTSPNLHEVVQASTPQARIVYADNDPIVLAHSRALHTSHPDGRTAYIQADLCHPQEILRHPQLRGVLDLAQPVALTLVAVLHWLPPEYDPYAIVKELLGELPTGSYLALTHVTNDFEPEAIETVSENFESEGSHVNVRSKAEVLRFFEGLELVEPGLEVVHRWRPDEPDVGAGALSDTDIPLYGGAARKV from the coding sequence ATGGCAGCAACACCCAAACCGCCCATCGACCTTCACACGGACCGGCCGCACGCCGCCCGCGTCTATGACCTGTTCCTCGGCGGTAAGACCAACTACCCGGCCGACCGCAAGGCCGCCGAGCAGACGCTGGAGGTGCTCCCCAACGCCGCCATGATCGCCCGACAGAACCGGGCCTTCATGCACCGCGCGGCCCGATACCTGGCGGCAGAGGCCGGCATCCGCCAGTTCCTCGACATCGGCACCGGCATTCCCACCTCGCCCAACCTGCACGAAGTCGTCCAGGCGAGCACCCCGCAGGCACGGATCGTGTACGCCGACAACGACCCGATCGTCCTCGCTCACTCACGCGCCCTGCACACGAGCCATCCCGACGGCAGGACCGCGTACATCCAAGCCGACCTGTGCCATCCCCAGGAGATCCTGCGTCATCCGCAACTCCGCGGAGTTCTCGATCTGGCCCAGCCCGTCGCGTTGACCCTGGTGGCCGTCCTGCACTGGCTCCCCCCGGAATACGACCCGTACGCCATCGTCAAGGAACTCCTCGGCGAGCTCCCCACCGGCAGTTACCTGGCCCTGACCCATGTCACCAACGACTTCGAGCCCGAGGCCATCGAGACGGTCTCGGAGAACTTCGAGTCCGAGGGATCGCATGTGAACGTGCGCAGCAAGGCCGAGGTGCTGCGGTTCTTCGAGGGCCTGGAGCTGGTCGAACCCGGTCTCGAAGTGGTCCACCGGTGGCGGCCGGACGAACCGGACGTGGGAGCGGGCGCCTTGAGCGATACGGACATTCCGCTGTACGGCGGGGCGGCCCGCAAGGTGTGA
- a CDS encoding TetR/AcrR family transcriptional regulator yields the protein MDSDAQRPLRADARRNRDKILTAAVSVFATEGLDAHLERIAKAAGVGSATLYRNFPTREALIEAVYRNEVAQLCDAVPELLATKPPYEALRAWTRLFLDYVTAKLGMIDALRAIAATGENPYGHSREMIHAALTALMDACAAAGTIRADISPSDLGAALTGIALTSAQPEQRPQAERLLDLTLDGLAARS from the coding sequence ATGGACAGCGATGCGCAACGCCCGTTGCGCGCCGACGCGCGACGCAACCGGGACAAGATCCTCACGGCCGCGGTGAGTGTGTTCGCCACGGAGGGGCTGGACGCACATCTGGAGCGCATCGCCAAGGCGGCGGGCGTGGGCAGCGCAACCCTCTATCGCAACTTCCCCACCCGTGAAGCCCTGATCGAGGCGGTCTACCGCAACGAGGTGGCCCAGTTGTGCGATGCAGTCCCCGAACTGCTGGCGACCAAGCCGCCGTACGAAGCCCTGCGTGCCTGGACACGCCTCTTCCTGGACTACGTCACCGCCAAACTCGGGATGATCGACGCCCTGCGCGCCATCGCCGCCACGGGAGAGAACCCCTACGGCCACAGCCGGGAGATGATCCACGCCGCCCTTACGGCCCTGATGGACGCATGCGCGGCCGCCGGGACGATCCGCGCCGACATCAGCCCGTCCGACCTGGGCGCCGCCCTCACGGGCATCGCCCTCACCTCGGCACAGCCCGAACAACGACCGCAGGCCGAGCGCCTACTCGACCTCACCCTGGACGGACTGGCCGCCCGGTCGTGA
- a CDS encoding maleylpyruvate isomerase family mycothiol-dependent enzyme — protein sequence MDMPNQSGWAAAPAAHRAAIAAETARFVEVIRGADPATPVPDCPGWTLVELVRHAGSVQRWFSVLLRQLVQEPPRSRDVELHLPEHEDGYADWLAASAAEAESVFAVTDPEAPMWAWGADQHARFWVRRMLFETLVHRTDAELALGLQPVIDGGLATDGVDEFLVNLPFAGLFAPKVAALRGQGETLRFRCTDTGGDWLVRLEPGGFGLVAGPAARVSADAAVHGAAADLLRLVYGRLGHDADAFEVQGDEELLARWFANSAF from the coding sequence ATGGACATGCCCAACCAATCGGGGTGGGCGGCTGCCCCCGCCGCTCATCGTGCGGCCATCGCGGCGGAGACCGCCAGGTTCGTCGAGGTCATCAGGGGCGCCGACCCGGCGACTCCGGTGCCCGACTGTCCGGGCTGGACGCTGGTGGAGCTGGTCCGGCACGCCGGGAGCGTGCAGCGCTGGTTCTCCGTCCTGCTGCGTCAGCTCGTCCAGGAACCGCCGCGCAGCCGCGATGTCGAACTGCATCTGCCGGAGCACGAGGACGGCTACGCCGACTGGCTCGCGGCGAGTGCGGCGGAGGCCGAGAGCGTGTTCGCGGTCACCGACCCAGAGGCCCCGATGTGGGCGTGGGGCGCCGATCAGCACGCCAGGTTCTGGGTGCGGCGGATGCTGTTCGAAACCCTGGTGCACCGTACCGACGCGGAGCTGGCCCTCGGGTTGCAGCCCGTGATCGACGGCGGGCTGGCGACCGACGGTGTGGACGAGTTCCTCGTCAACCTGCCCTTTGCCGGTCTCTTCGCCCCCAAGGTTGCCGCCTTGCGAGGCCAAGGCGAAACGCTTCGCTTCCGGTGCACCGACACCGGTGGCGACTGGCTGGTCCGGCTGGAGCCCGGCGGCTTCGGCCTCGTGGCGGGCCCGGCGGCCCGGGTGAGCGCCGACGCCGCCGTCCATGGAGCCGCCGCGGATCTGCTGCGCCTCGTGTACGGACGCCTGGGCCACGATGCGGATGCCTTCGAGGTGCAGGGGGACGAGGAGCTGCTGGCGCGCTGGTTCGCCAACTCCGCTTTCTGA
- a CDS encoding SDR family oxidoreductase, translating to MSGIAGKVVAITGASSGIGAATATYLAEKGARLVLGARREDRLNAVVDQITAQGGSAVGAVVDVTRRADLKLLTDTAVNRFGRLDVLVSNAGTMAVSPFDELRQDDWDAMVATHITGLLNGIGAALPVFRRQRSGQFVNVASTAAYMVKSPQGVYAATKTAVKVLTEGLRQESGPDLRVTLVSPGFTHTEGIGKGASPEAAAALVRQRDEIAMPPSAVASAIGFAIEQPIGVDVSEVVVRPTAQA from the coding sequence ATGTCGGGAATCGCAGGCAAGGTAGTAGCGATCACGGGTGCCAGCAGCGGCATCGGAGCCGCGACGGCGACGTACCTCGCCGAGAAGGGGGCCCGGCTCGTCCTGGGAGCCCGACGGGAAGACCGGCTGAACGCGGTGGTGGACCAGATCACCGCGCAGGGCGGCTCGGCCGTCGGAGCCGTTGTCGATGTGACACGCCGGGCAGACCTGAAGCTCCTCACGGATACGGCGGTCAACCGGTTCGGCCGGCTCGACGTCCTGGTGTCCAACGCCGGCACGATGGCGGTGTCACCGTTCGACGAGCTGCGCCAGGACGACTGGGACGCGATGGTCGCTACGCACATCACCGGCCTGCTCAACGGGATCGGAGCGGCACTGCCCGTCTTCCGGCGGCAGCGTTCCGGTCAGTTCGTCAATGTCGCCTCCACCGCGGCCTACATGGTGAAATCCCCACAGGGCGTGTACGCGGCCACCAAGACGGCGGTCAAGGTGCTGACCGAGGGGCTGCGGCAGGAGTCCGGTCCCGATCTGCGTGTCACCCTCGTCTCACCCGGGTTCACCCACACCGAGGGGATCGGCAAGGGAGCGAGCCCCGAGGCGGCAGCGGCGTTGGTCCGACAGCGCGACGAGATCGCCATGCCGCCCTCCGCCGTCGCCTCCGCGATCGGTTTCGCCATCGAGCAGCCCATCGGCGTCGACGTCAGCGAGGTCGTCGTCCGGCCCACCGCGCAAGCCTGA
- a CDS encoding TrmB family transcriptional regulator, whose product MELEEGPINDLMALGLARYEARVYLALIRRDSYTAAEAAREADVPRQRVYDVLDALVRRRLATTHPGRVTKYSAVTPELAVARLMALQRESMDRLERVSEGLAGILQPLWSDGRVHTDPLDYIEILRDPKAITERFADIQRQAQHELLTFCKPPFVAPAENAEGIKVVRRLHRAGGTVRAIYLDDALDNPGTVEHVRRFAAAGEEARFAPELPLKLVIADASLVLCDMPDPVAGAGSTTTLFIEHPALAGCLRLAFQTVWKDAAPASAAEPDSESARESGLAR is encoded by the coding sequence ATGGAGTTGGAAGAAGGACCCATCAACGACCTGATGGCGCTCGGCCTGGCCCGGTATGAGGCACGGGTTTATCTGGCGCTCATCAGGCGTGATTCGTATACGGCCGCCGAGGCCGCCCGCGAGGCCGATGTGCCGCGCCAGCGGGTCTACGACGTGCTGGACGCGCTGGTTCGGCGGCGGCTGGCGACGACGCACCCCGGACGCGTCACCAAGTACTCAGCCGTCACGCCCGAGTTGGCCGTCGCGCGGCTGATGGCGCTGCAACGCGAGTCCATGGACCGGCTGGAGCGGGTCTCGGAGGGGCTGGCCGGCATCCTGCAACCGCTCTGGTCCGACGGGCGGGTACACACCGATCCGCTGGACTACATCGAGATTCTGCGCGACCCGAAGGCCATCACGGAGCGCTTCGCCGACATCCAGCGGCAGGCCCAGCACGAACTCCTCACCTTCTGCAAACCGCCGTTCGTCGCACCCGCGGAGAACGCGGAGGGCATCAAGGTGGTCCGCCGGCTCCACCGGGCGGGCGGCACCGTCCGGGCGATCTACCTCGACGACGCGCTGGACAACCCGGGGACGGTGGAGCATGTCCGCCGCTTCGCCGCCGCGGGGGAAGAGGCCCGCTTCGCCCCGGAACTGCCGCTGAAACTCGTCATCGCCGACGCCTCGCTCGTGCTGTGCGATATGCCCGACCCGGTGGCCGGTGCGGGCTCCACCACCACGCTCTTCATCGAGCATCCGGCGCTCGCGGGCTGCCTGCGGCTGGCCTTCCAGACCGTGTGGAAGGATGCGGCGCCCGCGTCGGCGGCGGAGCCGGATTCGGAGTCGGCGCGGGAGTCCGGCTTGGCGCGGTGA